In Clostridium sp. DL-VIII, the following proteins share a genomic window:
- the rsmH gene encoding 16S rRNA (cytosine(1402)-N(4))-methyltransferase RsmH: MEFKHVSVLLNECIEALDIKENGIYVDCTLGGAGHSSHILKHISQDGMLIGIDQDKDALAAAKEKLKEFGNVRYVHSNFYNIDSVLNELDIDKVDGILMDLGVSSYQLDEASRGFSYMQDAPLDMRMNRDNDFSAYDIVNDYSEEDLYKIIKNYGEERFAKRIANFIVTRRAEKPIETTFELVDLIKAAIPAKMRREGPHPAKRTFQAIRIEVNSELKILNKTIEDGVNRLSKGGRMAIITFHSLEDRIVKLKFRELENPCTCPKEFPICICGKKPLVKSISKKGIAPTDKEIEENPRSRSAKLRVIEKV, encoded by the coding sequence ATGGAATTTAAACATGTTTCAGTATTATTAAATGAATGTATAGAAGCTTTAGACATAAAGGAAAATGGTATTTATGTTGATTGTACATTAGGAGGTGCAGGGCATTCATCGCATATATTAAAACATATATCGCAGGATGGAATGCTGATTGGTATAGACCAAGACAAAGATGCGCTTGCTGCAGCTAAAGAAAAACTTAAGGAATTTGGAAACGTAAGATATGTTCATAGCAATTTTTACAATATAGATAGTGTTTTAAATGAACTAGATATTGACAAGGTAGATGGAATTTTAATGGATCTTGGAGTTTCGTCGTATCAGCTTGATGAAGCATCAAGAGGCTTTAGTTACATGCAGGATGCACCATTAGATATGAGAATGAACAGAGATAATGATTTCTCAGCTTATGACATTGTAAATGATTATAGTGAAGAGGATTTATATAAAATAATAAAAAACTATGGTGAAGAAAGGTTTGCTAAAAGAATTGCAAATTTTATAGTTACTAGAAGAGCGGAAAAGCCTATAGAGACAACTTTTGAATTAGTGGATCTCATTAAAGCAGCAATTCCAGCTAAAATGAGAAGAGAAGGACCGCATCCGGCGAAGAGGACTTTTCAGGCTATAAGAATAGAAGTAAATTCAGAACTAAAGATATTAAATAAAACAATAGAAGATGGTGTGAACAGGTTAAGCAAGGGTGGAAGAATGGCAATTATAACCTTCCATTCATTAGAAGATAGAATAGTCAAACTTAAATTTAGAGAATTGGAAAATCCATGTACATGTCCTAAAGAATTTCCGATTTGTATTTGTGGGAAAAAACCATTAGTTAAGAGTATATCAAAAAAAGGAATAGCTCCAACTGATAAAGAGATTGAAGAAAATCCAAGGAGTAGGAGCGCTAAGCTTAGGGTAATTGAGAAGGTATAA
- a CDS encoding stage V sporulation protein D: MKKKNYKDRAKMRQRMSITAFTLTLVFTILIIRLSYIMIVKRADYSARAEEQWTSEVKIDAIRGRILDRNGKELAVSANVYRVDFDLNSIRAYLKRPLKSIPSTELEHMKSVGIPTPSGDNGLTTDDIAPVIANALNMDVTEIKKDLETRLPSGAAAGSAKVVRRIEKDLADKVKALNINGVLVSPDTKRYYPNNNFLSHVLGSTNSDGKGLTGVELEYDSYLSGIPGMKIAELDKNNRDLPYTISQFTSPINGKDVELTIDENIQSFAEKIAEQAYEDNKAKAVSILVMDPKTGEILAMVNKPDFNPNNPYEGADKFEGANDSDKLQKMWRNRLVNDTFEPGSIFKVFTAITGLEENVVNKDTQFVDNGSISVGGINPKCWKAGGHGVQNFPEIIKNSCNVGFVELGQMIGKEKLSASISKFGFGKVSGVDLPGEAQGIVKPLNKISDADLATIAFGQTNTVNSVQYMAGFNAIANGGTLIQPHVMKEVSHNDGNNVNIVDETFKPKTTTVASSEKTAELRSYLEGVVTGGSGTGTFIDGYHIAGKTGTAQKVINGRYQEGKYISSFVGMAPYNDPKVTVMVTIDEPSNGQYYAAQVAVPCAKPLFTDIFSYLNSKFADENEGQITRDVVIPEVRNMKKADAEKVLKDAKLDFNIDGDGESVMSITPYPGYSVKEGSKVNLHTNSDGADNNVVMPDVRGYSKEDATSLLNNLGITATFEGNGAVSAQDISSGEVITKGTTVKLTLSSDYKD; this comes from the coding sequence TTGAAAAAGAAAAATTATAAAGATAGAGCAAAAATGCGTCAGAGGATGAGTATTACAGCTTTTACATTAACCTTGGTTTTTACAATATTAATTATTAGGCTTTCTTACATAATGATTGTTAAGAGGGCGGATTATTCTGCGAGAGCTGAAGAACAATGGACAAGTGAAGTAAAAATAGATGCTATAAGAGGAAGAATTTTAGACAGAAATGGAAAAGAACTTGCTGTATCTGCTAATGTTTATAGAGTAGATTTTGACTTAAACTCTATAAGAGCTTATTTAAAGAGGCCATTAAAATCTATTCCGAGTACAGAACTAGAACATATGAAAAGTGTGGGAATCCCAACCCCATCAGGTGATAATGGATTAACAACCGATGATATTGCACCTGTAATAGCAAATGCATTAAATATGGATGTAACAGAAATAAAAAAGGATCTAGAAACAAGACTTCCAAGTGGCGCAGCAGCGGGATCTGCTAAGGTTGTAAGAAGAATAGAAAAAGATCTAGCTGATAAAGTTAAAGCACTTAATATAAATGGAGTGTTAGTATCTCCGGATACAAAAAGATATTATCCTAATAATAATTTCTTATCGCATGTACTTGGAAGTACAAATTCTGATGGTAAGGGTTTAACAGGAGTTGAACTTGAATATGACTCATATTTATCAGGAATTCCCGGAATGAAAATTGCCGAACTTGATAAAAATAACAGAGATTTACCTTACACCATATCCCAGTTTACATCACCTATAAACGGTAAAGATGTTGAACTTACAATAGATGAAAATATTCAAAGCTTTGCTGAGAAAATAGCGGAGCAGGCGTATGAAGATAATAAGGCTAAGGCGGTTTCAATATTAGTTATGGATCCTAAGACAGGAGAAATATTAGCTATGGTTAATAAACCTGATTTCAATCCGAATAATCCATATGAAGGCGCAGATAAATTTGAAGGAGCCAATGATAGTGATAAATTACAAAAGATGTGGAGAAACAGGCTGGTAAATGATACCTTTGAACCTGGATCAATATTCAAGGTATTTACAGCAATAACTGGATTGGAAGAAAATGTTGTTAATAAAGATACACAATTTGTAGATAATGGCTCAATATCTGTTGGAGGGATTAATCCTAAATGCTGGAAGGCAGGAGGACATGGAGTTCAAAATTTTCCGGAGATTATAAAAAACTCATGTAATGTAGGATTTGTAGAATTAGGACAGATGATTGGGAAAGAAAAACTCAGTGCATCTATAAGTAAATTTGGTTTTGGAAAAGTAAGCGGAGTTGATTTGCCAGGTGAAGCACAAGGTATAGTTAAGCCGCTTAATAAGATTTCAGATGCTGACCTTGCAACAATTGCATTTGGACAAACTAACACTGTTAATTCAGTTCAATATATGGCTGGATTTAATGCCATTGCAAATGGTGGAACCTTAATTCAACCACATGTAATGAAAGAGGTAAGCCACAATGATGGAAATAATGTAAATATTGTAGATGAAACTTTTAAACCTAAAACTACTACAGTTGCAAGCTCTGAAAAGACAGCAGAGCTTAGGTCTTATCTTGAAGGAGTCGTTACAGGTGGATCAGGAACTGGTACTTTTATTGATGGCTATCATATTGCAGGTAAGACAGGTACTGCTCAAAAAGTTATTAATGGAAGATATCAGGAAGGCAAGTATATTTCTTCTTTCGTTGGAATGGCGCCCTATAATGATCCTAAGGTTACTGTTATGGTAACTATTGATGAACCTAGTAATGGACAATATTATGCAGCTCAAGTAGCAGTTCCATGTGCTAAGCCATTATTTACAGATATTTTTAGCTACTTAAATAGTAAATTTGCAGATGAAAATGAAGGACAAATTACTAGAGATGTGGTTATTCCAGAAGTTAGAAATATGAAGAAAGCAGATGCTGAAAAAGTATTAAAAGATGCAAAATTAGATTTTAATATTGATGGTGATGGGGAATCAGTAATGAGCATTACTCCATATCCGGGTTATTCAGTAAAAGAAGGCTCGAAAGTAAATCTCCATACAAACAGTGACGGGGCAGATAATAATGTTGTAATGCCGGATGTTAGAGGATATTCAAAAGAAGATGCTACGTCCTTGCTAAATAATCTTGGAATAACAGCTACTTTTGAAGGAAATGGAGCTGTTTCAGCTCAAGATATTTCATCAGGAGAAGTAATAACTAAAGGAACAACAGTTAAATTGACCTTGAGTTCAGACTATAAAGATTAA
- a CDS encoding cell division protein FtsL: MSWDVNKLARREYDYIRGNTVLAPERKRKIVRKPDKKYKQIQRKRKIDSKILLEKKQRANDRKYLLTIAGIIVTLGFITISGDNKVYDIEKSLNTVNSQISQTEEENEALKVKILKYSSLNNVETNAESKLSMFVPSKNDTVKIDFSQDYFKDIKTKSSESNTKGEGLFSKIISFIK, translated from the coding sequence ATGAGTTGGGATGTGAATAAATTGGCGAGAAGAGAATATGATTATATAAGAGGAAATACGGTATTAGCCCCAGAAAGAAAACGTAAAATTGTAAGAAAACCAGATAAGAAATATAAGCAGATACAAAGAAAGAGAAAAATTGATAGTAAAATTCTATTAGAAAAAAAGCAGAGAGCAAATGATAGGAAGTATTTACTTACTATAGCAGGAATAATTGTTACATTAGGCTTTATAACTATTTCTGGAGATAACAAAGTTTATGATATTGAAAAAAGTTTGAATACTGTAAATTCTCAAATCAGTCAAACTGAAGAGGAAAATGAAGCACTAAAAGTAAAAATACTAAAGTATTCTTCCTTAAATAATGTGGAGACAAATGCAGAAAGTAAGCTGTCTATGTTTGTTCCAAGTAAAAATGACACAGTGAAAATTGACTTTTCACAAGATTATTTTAAGGATATAAAAACAAAAAGTTCTGAAAGCAATACAAAAGGCGAAGGCTTATTTTCTAAAATAATTAGTTTTATTAAATAA
- a CDS encoding UDP-N-acetylmuramoyl-L-alanyl-D-glutamate--2,6-diaminopimelate ligase, whose product MNLKNVLKEIDYEVVQGNIDVEINKINYDSRKVKSLDVFVCIKGYATDGHKYIDKAIENGAKVVVIQDSIEIKDNDVIVIKCTDTRKSLALMGANYYDNPSDKMKIIGITGTNGKTTTAFMIKEILEAANKKVGLIGTIANFIGKEKIHTERTTPESLELQELFSDMVNKGVEYCVMEVSSHSLELDRVYGVKFEIGIFTNLTRDHLDFHKTFENYYNAKFKLFKRARIKIVNVDDNYGGRVIEDLNKLNADKIYSFSVKDNSDFKAFDEVMGSREIMFKLKLEKEEQFTLNIPGEYNIYNALGSIAACYKLGINEEAIKKGIENVVVLGRCERVAKEYNLPYEIIIDYAHTPDGLENILKTAKGFTKGKLISVFGCGGDRDKVKRPQMGKISIDIADISIVTSDNPRSEEPMDIIKDIETGLDKDNYIVIENRKEAIKKAITIAEAGDVIVIAGKGHETYQILKNETIHFDEREVVKEILYEVNK is encoded by the coding sequence ATGAATTTGAAAAATGTTTTAAAGGAAATAGACTATGAAGTAGTCCAGGGGAACATTGATGTAGAAATCAATAAAATTAATTATGATAGTAGAAAAGTTAAGAGCCTGGATGTTTTTGTGTGCATAAAAGGATATGCAACAGATGGACATAAATATATTGATAAAGCAATTGAAAATGGAGCAAAGGTAGTAGTAATACAAGATAGTATAGAAATAAAGGATAATGATGTTATTGTTATTAAATGCACTGACACGAGAAAATCTTTGGCGCTTATGGGTGCAAACTATTATGATAATCCTAGTGATAAAATGAAGATAATTGGTATTACAGGTACTAATGGAAAAACTACTACAGCCTTTATGATAAAAGAAATTCTAGAAGCAGCTAATAAAAAGGTTGGACTAATTGGAACTATTGCTAATTTTATAGGTAAAGAAAAGATTCATACTGAACGAACAACTCCAGAATCTTTAGAATTACAAGAATTATTTTCTGACATGGTAAATAAAGGTGTAGAGTATTGTGTTATGGAGGTGTCTTCGCATTCTTTAGAGTTAGATAGAGTTTATGGAGTTAAATTTGAAATAGGAATCTTTACGAATTTAACAAGAGATCATTTGGATTTTCATAAGACTTTTGAAAATTATTATAATGCAAAATTTAAACTTTTCAAACGAGCTAGAATAAAAATTGTTAATGTTGACGATAATTACGGAGGAAGAGTAATTGAAGATTTGAATAAACTAAATGCTGATAAGATTTATTCATTCTCGGTAAAGGATAATTCGGATTTTAAAGCATTTGATGAAGTTATGGGAAGCAGAGAAATTATGTTTAAGCTTAAACTCGAAAAAGAGGAACAGTTTACCTTAAATATACCTGGCGAATATAACATATATAATGCATTAGGATCAATAGCAGCATGTTATAAATTAGGTATAAATGAAGAAGCAATAAAAAAAGGAATAGAAAATGTTGTTGTCTTAGGTAGATGTGAAAGAGTAGCTAAAGAATATAATTTACCTTATGAAATTATTATAGATTACGCACATACACCAGATGGGCTTGAAAACATATTAAAAACTGCAAAAGGATTTACTAAAGGAAAGTTAATTTCTGTATTTGGCTGTGGCGGAGACAGAGATAAGGTTAAAAGACCTCAAATGGGCAAAATATCAATTGATATTGCAGATATTTCAATAGTAACATCAGATAACCCTAGAAGTGAAGAGCCTATGGATATTATAAAAGATATTGAAACTGGCCTTGATAAAGATAATTATATAGTAATTGAAAATAGAAAAGAAGCAATAAAAAAGGCTATAACCATTGCAGAAGCGGGTGATGTAATAGTTATTGCCGGAAAAGGTCATGAGACTTATCAAATTTTAAAGAATGAAACTATACATTTTGATGAAAGAGAAGTTGTTAAAGAAATACTTTATGAAGTTAACAAATAG
- the murF gene encoding UDP-N-acetylmuramoyl-tripeptide--D-alanyl-D-alanine ligase — protein sequence MDLNLEEIIKAVDGEIIIKNNEGLFNRISTDTRKIEKDNLFIALKGGNFNGNDYAIHAFEKGAAIVVIDEVKFDFKECDNIGTVIKVKDTKAALSDLARFYRKKLGVKVVGITGSTGKTSTKDLIAAFLSGKYKVFKTQGNFNNEIGLPLMIFELSKEIDIAVLEMGTSNFGEINRLASVALPDVAAITNIGVAHIEYLKTRENILKEKMCISDFFESKNSLILNCENDMLKTVKESNKFNLQRIGYDESYDLYAKNIKLTSEDTSFDVITKDNESHRFTLNMIGEHNVLNALIGIQIARDFGLTFEEMEKGLRNFNATSMRLEFIKKDSFTIINDSYNANPDSMKAALEVLRNYSGNKKIAVLGTMGELGDYATEAHIKVGEFARGKADILLTTGKFKECFKKGFEEGTMIFETKKELMEKLVDLIEADSTILVKASRSEKFEEIIKYIEEVK from the coding sequence TTGGATTTAAATTTAGAAGAGATAATAAAAGCAGTAGATGGTGAGATTATAATTAAAAATAATGAAGGTTTGTTTAACAGGATCTCTACAGATACAAGGAAAATAGAAAAAGATAATTTATTCATCGCATTAAAAGGTGGAAATTTTAATGGAAATGATTATGCTATACATGCGTTTGAAAAAGGTGCAGCAATAGTAGTAATCGATGAAGTAAAATTTGATTTTAAAGAATGCGATAATATTGGAACTGTTATTAAAGTTAAAGATACTAAAGCAGCGTTAAGTGATTTAGCAAGGTTTTATAGAAAAAAACTTGGAGTTAAAGTTGTTGGAATAACTGGATCCACAGGAAAGACATCAACAAAAGATTTGATTGCTGCATTTTTAAGCGGGAAATATAAAGTATTTAAGACTCAAGGAAATTTTAATAATGAAATAGGATTACCTCTTATGATATTTGAATTATCAAAAGAGATAGATATTGCTGTGCTTGAAATGGGGACGAGTAATTTTGGTGAAATAAACAGACTTGCAAGTGTCGCACTTCCAGATGTTGCTGCAATAACTAATATTGGAGTTGCACATATAGAATATTTGAAGACAAGGGAAAATATACTTAAAGAGAAGATGTGTATAAGTGATTTTTTTGAAAGTAAAAATTCTCTAATATTAAATTGTGAAAATGATATGCTTAAGACGGTAAAAGAATCAAATAAGTTTAATCTCCAAAGAATAGGTTATGATGAAAGTTATGATCTTTATGCTAAGAACATCAAGTTAACATCAGAAGATACCTCTTTTGATGTAATAACAAAAGATAATGAAAGTCATAGATTTACCTTAAATATGATTGGAGAGCATAATGTTCTTAATGCTCTTATAGGTATTCAAATAGCAAGAGATTTTGGACTTACCTTTGAAGAGATGGAAAAAGGTCTAAGGAATTTTAATGCAACTTCCATGAGACTTGAATTTATAAAAAAGGATAGTTTTACAATAATAAATGATTCATATAATGCAAATCCTGACTCTATGAAAGCAGCACTTGAAGTTCTCAGGAATTATTCAGGAAATAAAAAAATTGCGGTTCTTGGAACAATGGGTGAGCTTGGAGATTATGCTACGGAAGCACATATAAAGGTTGGAGAATTTGCAAGAGGAAAAGCAGACATTTTATTGACTACAGGAAAATTTAAAGAGTGTTTTAAAAAGGGCTTTGAAGAAGGAACAATGATATTTGAAACTAAAAAAGAGCTAATGGAAAAATTAGTTGATTTAATTGAAGCAGACAGCACTATTTTAGTAAAGGCTTCTAGAAGTGAGAAATTTGAAGAAATAATTAAGTATATAGAAGAAGTAAAATAA
- the mraZ gene encoding division/cell wall cluster transcriptional repressor MraZ has protein sequence MFIGEYQHALDPKNRIIVPAKLRDGLGNKFVITKGLDGCLYAYPLEEWEILENKLKTLPLTNKDARAFVRFFFSGACEIELDKQGRGLIPQNLKEYAGIEKDIVSIGVLSRVEIWSREKWNEYNESSIDFDSIAEKMNDLGI, from the coding sequence ATGTTTATAGGGGAATATCAACATGCCCTAGATCCTAAAAATAGAATAATTGTTCCGGCTAAACTTAGAGATGGACTAGGTAATAAATTTGTTATTACCAAGGGTCTTGATGGGTGCCTCTATGCATACCCACTTGAAGAATGGGAAATATTAGAGAATAAATTAAAAACTTTGCCTTTAACTAACAAAGATGCGAGAGCTTTTGTACGGTTCTTTTTTTCTGGAGCTTGTGAAATTGAATTAGACAAACAAGGAAGAGGATTAATTCCACAAAATTTAAAGGAATATGCAGGTATAGAAAAGGACATAGTAAGTATTGGAGTATTATCTAGAGTAGAAATATGGAGCAGAGAAAAGTGGAATGAATACAATGAATCAAGTATAGATTTTGATTCAATAGCAGAAAAAATGAATGATTTAGGAATATAA
- a CDS encoding helix-turn-helix domain-containing protein, which yields MNKEKFGDFVCKLRKEKGMTQQELGDKLHLTNKAISKWERGLSFPDICMLQDIAEILEVSVLELLNGERNAEINISSEVANRIVVDTVKHSGQLIKKSRRKLTVAMGLTISLLPIVVMFFSGICFYFLKYERSLDDALLTFIFLFIAAALIFIMCGVPLAGVMFTNMWNASNLMNNNKRVKKIICVALYLIFGIWLAITGIRVINNIL from the coding sequence ATGAATAAAGAGAAATTCGGTGATTTTGTTTGCAAGCTTAGAAAAGAAAAGGGGATGACTCAGCAGGAACTAGGGGATAAATTACATTTGACCAATAAGGCGATTTCTAAATGGGAAAGAGGCTTAAGCTTTCCGGATATATGTATGTTGCAGGATATTGCAGAAATACTAGAGGTTAGTGTCCTCGAATTATTAAATGGAGAGAGAAATGCAGAAATAAACATATCTAGTGAAGTTGCAAATAGAATTGTTGTAGACACGGTAAAACATTCGGGGCAGTTAATTAAAAAATCAAGAAGAAAGCTTACAGTTGCAATGGGTTTAACTATAAGCTTATTGCCTATAGTAGTAATGTTTTTTTCAGGCATATGTTTTTATTTCTTAAAATATGAAAGATCATTAGATGATGCGCTTCTTACATTTATATTTTTATTTATTGCGGCAGCGTTGATATTTATAATGTGCGGCGTTCCTTTAGCGGGTGTTATGTTTACAAATATGTGGAATGCTTCAAATTTAATGAATAATAACAAAAGAGTGAAAAAAATTATATGTGTTGCTCTTTATTTAATATTTGGAATATGGTTAGCGATTACTGGGATTAGAGTTATAAATAATATTCTTTAA
- a CDS encoding stage V sporulation protein D: MKKKKYGNKVKTRQRTRSIAFVLTIVFAILIIRLSYIMGVKGADYSKMAEEQWTNEVKIAAPRGRILDRNGNELAVSANVYRVDFDLNSLRAYLGRSLKSIQSTELNHMKSVGIPIPSGSNGLTTDDIAPVIAKTLNMDVSEIKADLEKKLPSGANASSVTVVRKIEKDMADKVKELNINGIVVSADAERYYPNNNFLSHVLGTTDPDGKGLNGVELQYNTYLTGIPGMKIAEFDKNNGDLPYTTPEYTAPINGKDVTLTIDETIQSFAEKIAQQAYEENKAKAVSILVMDPKSGEVLAMVNKPDFDPNNPYSGSNKFDGSNSSDKVQQMWRNRLVSDTFEPGSIFKVFTTISGLENNVVNRDTQFTDNGSISVGGITVKDAEEGLGTQNLLQIFQNSSNVGYVKLGQMLGKEKLYDTINKFGFGKQSGIDLPGEAPGIVKPIDKVSEADLATISFGQTNTINSVQYMAAFNAIANGGTLIQPHVMKEVTHNDENNVNIIDETFKPKTSAVASKEKTAELRTYLEGVVTGGSAAATFIDGYHIGGKTGTAQKVVDGKYGEGKYISSFVGMAPANDPKVTIMITVDEPSSDKYYAAQVAVPYAKPLFTDIFNYLNSKASTDEEKISKDVIIPEVRNMKIQDAKKALENVGLDCDVDGAGENVINMTPYPGSSVKEGSKITLYTSGDATYNNNVAMPDVRGYTKDDATTLLKNLGITASFKGSGAVSSQDISVGEVITKGTTVKLTLSSDYKD; the protein is encoded by the coding sequence TTGAAGAAGAAAAAGTACGGTAATAAAGTAAAAACGCGTCAGAGAACGAGGAGTATTGCTTTTGTACTAACAATAGTTTTTGCAATATTAATAATTAGACTTTCGTATATTATGGGAGTTAAGGGTGCAGATTACTCTAAGATGGCAGAAGAACAATGGACAAATGAAGTAAAGATAGCTGCTCCAAGAGGAAGAATATTAGATAGAAATGGAAATGAACTTGCTGTATCTGCTAATGTCTACAGAGTGGATTTTGATTTGAATTCTCTGCGAGCGTATTTAGGAAGGTCATTAAAATCTATTCAAAGTACAGAGCTTAACCATATGAAAAGTGTAGGAATACCAATTCCTTCAGGCAGTAATGGATTAACTACTGATGATATAGCGCCAGTAATAGCAAAGACCTTGAATATGGATGTATCTGAAATAAAAGCTGATTTAGAAAAGAAACTACCAAGTGGTGCTAATGCAAGTTCTGTTACAGTAGTGCGTAAAATAGAAAAAGATATGGCGGATAAAGTTAAAGAACTTAATATAAATGGGATTGTAGTTTCAGCGGATGCAGAAAGATATTACCCTAATAATAACTTTTTATCACATGTTTTAGGGACTACTGATCCTGATGGAAAAGGGTTAAATGGAGTAGAACTTCAATATAACACGTATTTAACAGGAATTCCTGGAATGAAGATAGCAGAATTTGATAAAAACAATGGGGACTTGCCTTATACAACTCCTGAGTATACAGCGCCTATAAATGGTAAAGATGTGACCTTAACAATTGATGAAACTATTCAAAGTTTTGCTGAAAAGATAGCACAGCAGGCTTATGAAGAGAATAAAGCTAAAGCAGTTTCAATATTGGTTATGGACCCTAAAAGTGGGGAAGTTCTAGCTATGGTCAATAAACCGGATTTTGACCCCAATAATCCATATAGTGGTTCAAATAAATTTGATGGCTCGAATAGTAGCGATAAAGTGCAGCAGATGTGGAGGAATAGACTAGTGAGCGATACCTTTGAACCAGGATCTATATTTAAAGTATTCACTACTATATCTGGTCTAGAAAATAATGTGGTTAACAGAGATACACAATTTACAGATAATGGCTCAATATCGGTGGGAGGCATTACTGTAAAGGATGCAGAAGAAGGACTTGGAACTCAGAATTTACTTCAAATATTTCAAAATTCATCAAATGTAGGATATGTGAAACTAGGACAAATGCTGGGTAAAGAAAAGTTATATGATACCATTAATAAATTTGGGTTTGGAAAGCAAAGTGGAATTGACTTGCCTGGTGAGGCACCTGGTATTGTTAAGCCAATTGATAAAGTTTCAGAAGCAGACCTTGCAACAATATCCTTTGGACAAACTAACACCATAAACTCGGTTCAATATATGGCTGCATTCAATGCTATAGCAAATGGAGGAACGCTTATTCAGCCGCATGTAATGAAAGAAGTAACTCATAACGATGAAAATAATGTTAATATTATAGATGAAACTTTTAAGCCTAAAACTTCCGCAGTTGCAAGTAAAGAAAAGACAGCAGAACTAAGAACTTATCTTGAAGGAGTTGTAACAGGAGGATCAGCAGCAGCAACGTTTATTGATGGATATCACATTGGTGGTAAAACAGGTACTGCTCAAAAAGTTGTCGATGGTAAGTATGGGGAAGGCAAATATATATCTTCGTTTGTTGGAATGGCTCCAGCTAATGATCCTAAGGTTACTATTATGATAACAGTTGATGAACCTAGCAGCGATAAGTATTATGCTGCACAGGTAGCTGTACCATATGCAAAACCATTATTTACAGATATTTTTAACTATCTAAACAGTAAAGCTTCTACTGATGAGGAGAAAATCAGTAAAGATGTTATTATCCCAGAAGTTAGGAATATGAAAATTCAAGATGCAAAGAAAGCGTTGGAAAATGTAGGACTAGATTGCGATGTTGATGGAGCTGGAGAAAACGTAATAAATATGACTCCATATCCTGGATCTTCAGTTAAGGAAGGCTCAAAAATAACTCTTTACACAAGTGGTGATGCGACTTATAATAATAATGTTGCGATGCCAGATGTTAGGGGATATACAAAAGACGATGCTACAACTTTATTGAAAAATCTTGGAATAACAGCTTCTTTTAAAGGAAGCGGGGCTGTTTCATCACAAGATATTTCAGTAGGCGAAGTTATTACTAAAGGAACAACTGTTAAATTAACCTTAAGCTCAGATTATAAGGATTAA